The proteins below are encoded in one region of Candidatus Omnitrophota bacterium:
- a CDS encoding NUDIX hydrolase, with product MFCIFKFCPLCKYPLRRGEVDGRKRLVCQKCGWVDYKNPLPVAVCAAMNKKDKILIAKRNLEPGKGRWALPGGFVEWDEDPETTCLRELKEETGIDGEITRLTGVYIQKSREYGSLLVIGYAVSVLHEDISINSEVKEAKFAGRKAIPYVPFLTHRKIIEEVYKKI from the coding sequence ATGTTCTGTATTTTTAAATTTTGTCCTTTATGCAAGTATCCGTTACGCCGGGGTGAAGTAGACGGCCGAAAGAGGTTGGTTTGTCAAAAGTGTGGCTGGGTAGATTATAAAAATCCATTACCGGTTGCGGTTTGCGCAGCAATGAATAAAAAGGATAAAATACTTATAGCTAAAAGGAACCTTGAGCCCGGCAAGGGCAGGTGGGCTTTACCCGGCGGATTTGTGGAATGGGATGAAGATCCTGAAACCACCTGCTTGAGGGAGTTAAAGGAAGAAACAGGGATAGATGGAGAAATTACAAGGTTAACAGGAGTTTATATTCAAAAGAGCAGGGAATATGGAAGCTTGCTGGTAATTGGCTATGCGGTTAGTGTATTGCATGAGGATATTTCTATAAATAGCGAGGTGAAAGAAGCAAAATTTGCAGGCCGGAAAGCCATTCCTTATGTCCCTTTTTTAACTCACAGAAAGATCATTGAAGAGGTGTATAAAAAAATATAA